GGGGCGGGTGATGACGTAGGCGGACCAGAAGGCCGTCACCGCGTTCAGGCTGCCCCGGTGGTGGGCGAGGGCCGGGACAGCGATCGCGGCGGCGTACAGGACGGCGGAGCCCAGGTAGCCGAGTCCGACCGAGGCGGTGAGGTCGCCCGCGGCGGTGCCCAGCGCGAACGTGGCCAGCACGGCGGCCCAGTAGAAGGTCTCGCGGCGGCGGGTGTGGATGCTGTGGATGGACAAGGTGCGTTCGCCGCGGTACCAGAGGGCGAAGACGGCGGCCAGCGCGGCCAGGAAGAGCGGGGTCGAGAGGATGTACGGCACGCCGAGGCCGACGTGCAGGACGTCGGCGGCCATGGTGCCGAACACGCTGACCATGACGATCGCCGTCCAGTAGATCCAGGCCACGTATCGGCGGACCGTGAACTGCACCGCCAGTGCGGCCGCCAGGGCCACACCGCCGAGGCCGACCGCCGGGATCGGGCCGAGGAG
This portion of the Streptomyces canus genome encodes:
- a CDS encoding COG4705 family protein; this encodes MTTDHLTHNRPAGHIRHAASKVPEVTVYFWIIKVLTTGMGETASDWLAHLLGPIPAVGLGGVALAAALAVQFTVRRYVAWIYWTAIVMVSVFGTMAADVLHVGLGVPYILSTPLFLAALAAVFALWYRGERTLSIHSIHTRRRETFYWAAVLATFALGTAAGDLTASVGLGYLGSAVLYAAAIAVPALAHHRGSLNAVTAFWSAYVITRPLGASIADWMAVSHSRGGLNLGLGPVTLSWTVAILGFVAYLAASRKDVQRTPLP